The sequence TCTGGATGAACTCAGGGCTATTCCCGCAGAGAAACTGCTGGACTCTGTATTCTCTGTGGCCACACCTTACTCCTCTGCAACTATCGATGGCTATCTTATTCCCCGCTCACTACCTGAAATCTTCGAAGCAGGCGAGCAGGCACAGGTTCCCCTGCTGGTAGGATGGAACTCCGCAGAAGTACCTTTTCAGGCGATTATGAAGGCAGAAGCGCCTTCGCCTGATAACTTTAAAAAGGTAGTCAGCCAAACATTCGGAGATAAAGCTTCCGGCATCCTGGAGCTATATCCTGCCAATAGCGAGGAAGAAACCATTCGCTCTGCTACCGCATTAGCCAGCGATCGCTTTATCGTATACAGCACCTGGAAATGGGCAGATCTGCAGGTCAAAACCAGCGGTCAACCCGTATACCGGTATATATTTTCACGTATCCGCCCGGCTATGACTCCTAAAATGGGTAACGCCACCCCTGGCCTTGCCGGAGGTGTAAAAAAAGGCGATAACTCTAAACCAGCGCCTCCTAAATACCCTACCGTAGGTGCATCGCACGCTTCTGAAATCGAATATGCACTGGGCAACCTTTATAGCAATAAAGTATATGCCTGGACGGCTGATGACTACAAAGTATCCGCTACCATGCTGGATTACTTCGCCAATTTCATCAAAACCGGCAATCCCAATGGCAATGGCTTACCATTATGGGAACCCATCACCAAAAACAGTAAGCGTATCAACTACATGGATATCAATGTAAAGAGTGAACTGAAAGAAGAAACAGACAGAGAACGATATCTTTTCCTCGATAAGCTTTATATGAAATAAAAAAATCCCGGTTACATGTAACCGGGATTTTATCTTCGCGCCATGAAATTCCTCTACCTGCTGCCTTTTTTTGGAATCCTCATAGCCTGTGGACACACTTCCAGCCCTCCGGAAGAAGTGTTTGCTTTCGATTATGAACTGCTGGAAAACCTATACCACCAGAGTGATTCCGTGATTGTACATGGCGATACGGTAGAGACGATCAGCTATTCTTTGGATACCACCGTCATCCAAACAGGCATTTTCGCCTATATGCAGCATGATTTCGAGATCTATGCACCTCCGAAGCTGATTGTACTCACAAGGAGGGCACAGGCATTAAAAAAACAGGGAAAAGACGCTACGGATGCGTTCAGGGAAATAGTAATCAATTATCCGGCAGAACTGGAAGAACGGCTCTATGAAACCTCAGACATGAACGATCATTGCCAGATTTCTGTCAATACCGCCATGCTGGGCGCTTATGCCAATGAACAACTCAAAGACATCGATTCTGCTATCAATATATTAAAGCCACAATTGGATAATGTGGAATCCTGGAGCTCGAGAATCCATGAAATGTATATCAGGCTATGTGTGGAGCGGTATGGTAAGGAAAAGGTGATCCAGGAGCTGGAAAACTGCAAAGCAACACTGGCGCATACGGATACTCAACCAGAAATTGCCGAATGGGCGGTGACGGTATTCGGGGCAAGAATAGGGGATACGGGGATGAATGGCATGACACCCGAAGAAGCAGAAGCAGCTATCGATGAAATAGTGATCAATGATATCTGTAAACTGGTCAACTAACTTAAGCATCTTCAAACATCGTTCCTTTCAACCAATATC is a genomic window of Chitinophaga sp. LS1 containing:
- a CDS encoding carboxylesterase/lipase family protein; its protein translation is MKRVLLTLGVLVQLASLNSFSQIKDQITIHNGIVQGVREPGSPILIFKGIPYAQPPVGPLRWKEPQPAKNWKGIRKADHFGHNAMQKNIFGDMSFRSSGMSEDCLYLNVWTPSKTGKEKLPVLVYFYGGGLAAGDGSEPRYDGASMAKKGIVAITVNYRLGIFGFFSHPDLTQESPHHSSGNYGYLDQHAALEWVRDNVAAFGGDPNKVTIAGESAGSISVSVHMASPLSKGLIAGAIGESGAAINPTLYPVPLAEAEAHGTSFAEKMNANNLDELRAIPAEKLLDSVFSVATPYSSATIDGYLIPRSLPEIFEAGEQAQVPLLVGWNSAEVPFQAIMKAEAPSPDNFKKVVSQTFGDKASGILELYPANSEEETIRSATALASDRFIVYSTWKWADLQVKTSGQPVYRYIFSRIRPAMTPKMGNATPGLAGGVKKGDNSKPAPPKYPTVGASHASEIEYALGNLYSNKVYAWTADDYKVSATMLDYFANFIKTGNPNGNGLPLWEPITKNSKRINYMDINVKSELKEETDRERYLFLDKLYMK